The following are from one region of the Streptomyces tuirus genome:
- a CDS encoding SDR family oxidoreductase, which produces MGVLTGRTALVTGASRGIGRGIAERLGRDGARVAVHYGRNETAAKETVAAIERAGGSAFAVGVKLGVPGDAEALWAEFDRHADGLDILVNNAAIGNTRPIGQLEEQEYDEVFAVNVKAPFFILKHGMTRLRDGGRVVNISSGLARTAVMPDNVAYAMTKGALDVFSRDLSKVLGHRGITVNSVAPGIIDTDNTAELLRGTPDGRAKASAISALGGVGEPAEVADVVAFLVSDGGRWVTGSWVDVTGGSLT; this is translated from the coding sequence ATGGGCGTGCTCACGGGCAGGACCGCACTCGTCACGGGGGCGAGCAGGGGCATCGGACGAGGAATCGCCGAGCGGCTGGGACGCGACGGCGCGCGGGTCGCGGTGCACTACGGCAGGAACGAGACGGCGGCGAAGGAGACGGTCGCGGCGATCGAGAGGGCCGGGGGCTCGGCGTTCGCGGTGGGTGTGAAGCTGGGGGTGCCGGGGGACGCCGAGGCGCTGTGGGCGGAGTTCGACCGGCACGCGGACGGGCTGGACATCCTGGTGAACAACGCGGCGATCGGTAACACACGGCCGATCGGGCAGCTGGAGGAGCAGGAGTACGACGAGGTCTTCGCGGTGAACGTGAAGGCGCCGTTCTTCATCCTCAAGCACGGCATGACGCGTCTGCGGGACGGCGGCCGGGTCGTCAACATCTCGTCGGGCCTGGCCCGCACGGCGGTGATGCCGGACAACGTGGCCTACGCGATGACGAAGGGCGCGCTGGACGTCTTCTCCCGGGACCTGTCCAAGGTGCTGGGGCACCGGGGCATCACGGTCAATTCAGTGGCGCCGGGGATCATCGACACGGACAACACGGCGGAACTGCTGCGCGGCACCCCCGACGGCCGGGCGAAGGCCTCGGCGATATCGGCACTGGGCGGGGTGGGCGAGCCTGCCGAGGTCGCCGACGTGGTGGCGTTCCTGGTGTCGGACGGGGGGCGGTGGGTGACGGGCAGTTGGGTGGATGTGACGGGGGGATCGCTTACGTAG
- the nagB gene encoding glucosamine-6-phosphate deaminase yields the protein MEVVIVPDAKAGGELIAEAMAKLLRRKPGALLGVATGSTPLPVYEALAVKVRSRAADVGRARIAQLDEYVGLPAEHPESYRSVLRREVLEPLGIGMDQFMGPDGTAEDVQGACEAYDKALSDAGGVDLQLLGIGTDGHIGFNEPCSSLASRTRIKTLTEQTRIDNARFFDGDIDQVPHHVITQGIGTILEARHLVLLATGEGKADAVAATVEGPIAAVCPASALQLHPHATVVVDEAAASKLKLADYFRHTYLNKPEWQGI from the coding sequence GTGGAAGTTGTCATCGTCCCGGACGCCAAGGCGGGCGGCGAGCTCATTGCCGAGGCCATGGCCAAGCTGCTCCGCCGCAAGCCGGGCGCCCTGCTCGGCGTGGCCACCGGCTCGACGCCGCTTCCCGTGTACGAGGCGCTGGCGGTGAAGGTGCGCTCCCGTGCCGCGGACGTCGGCCGGGCTCGGATCGCGCAGCTCGACGAGTACGTGGGGCTGCCCGCCGAACATCCGGAGTCCTATCGCTCGGTGCTGCGCCGCGAGGTGCTGGAGCCGTTGGGGATAGGAATGGACCAGTTCATGGGCCCGGACGGCACGGCGGAGGACGTGCAGGGGGCGTGCGAGGCCTACGACAAGGCACTGTCGGACGCCGGGGGTGTGGACCTTCAGCTGCTCGGGATCGGGACGGACGGGCACATAGGCTTCAACGAGCCGTGCTCGTCGCTGGCCTCTCGGACGAGGATCAAGACGCTGACCGAGCAGACCCGCATCGACAACGCGCGCTTCTTCGACGGTGACATCGACCAGGTGCCGCACCACGTGATCACTCAGGGCATCGGCACCATCCTGGAGGCCCGTCACCTGGTGCTGCTCGCCACCGGTGAGGGCAAGGCGGATGCGGTCGCGGCGACGGTGGAAGGGCCGATCGCGGCGGTGTGCCCCGCGTCCGCGCTCCAGCTCCACCCGCACGCGACCGTCGTAGTCGACGAGGCCGCCGCGTCGAAGCTGAAGCTGGCGGACTACTTCCGGCACACGTACCTCAACAAGCCGGAGTGGCAGGGGATCTGA
- a CDS encoding TetR/AcrR family transcriptional regulator: protein MHPMVNDDGTAPACKGPEAASVRAAGDGKVRTKPRGRPRSFDRETALEKALLAFWEHGYEATSVSDLTRVMDIGAPSLYAAFGDKRSLFEEVVRVYGARHGSFTDRALAEEPTARAAVERTLREAATAYTEPGHPHGCLVVHAAANCSNPEVEQSLRDRRNANIAAFESRIRADVAAGVLPPATDAAALARHTGAMIQGMSQQARDGASREELEAVAEIALSIWPRTGTHTG, encoded by the coding sequence ATGCACCCCATGGTGAACGACGACGGAACCGCCCCGGCCTGCAAGGGGCCCGAGGCCGCGAGCGTGAGAGCCGCCGGGGACGGCAAAGTGAGGACCAAACCCCGCGGCCGCCCCCGCTCCTTCGATCGCGAGACCGCGCTGGAGAAGGCTCTCCTCGCCTTCTGGGAGCACGGCTACGAGGCCACGTCCGTCTCCGATCTCACTCGCGTCATGGACATCGGCGCCCCCAGCCTCTACGCCGCCTTCGGCGACAAGCGATCCCTCTTCGAAGAGGTCGTCCGCGTGTACGGCGCGAGGCACGGATCCTTCACCGACCGTGCTCTCGCCGAGGAGCCCACCGCACGGGCCGCCGTCGAGCGCACCCTGCGCGAGGCCGCCACCGCGTACACCGAACCCGGCCACCCGCACGGCTGCCTCGTCGTCCACGCGGCGGCGAACTGCTCGAACCCCGAGGTGGAGCAGTCGCTGCGGGATCGCCGCAATGCCAACATCGCCGCGTTCGAGAGCCGCATCAGGGCCGACGTCGCCGCCGGCGTGCTGCCGCCTGCCACCGACGCCGCCGCCCTGGCCCGGCACACCGGAGCGATGATCCAGGGCATGTCACAACAGGCACGCGACGGGGCGAGCCGGGAGGAACTGGAGGCGGTCGCGGAAATTGCCCTCTCCATCTGGCCCCGCACAGGAACCCACACGGGTTAG
- a CDS encoding extracellular solute-binding protein: MKRKLTAAIGIAGMMVSIAACGGEGGGGSDKGADAKELTVWLTVDAQNNWPELVKAADAAVKKKHPGVKINHEYYGWPDKNAKLDAVLATDKVPDVVEMGNTEMLGYMVKGAFAPLDQAKFDNSDAWLDGLKASVTYQDKTYGVPYYAGGRVANWRKDVAASVGVKSAPRTYKELTAALDKIQKKQGDKYNAWYQPTRDWYAAMSFVYDAGGAIATESGGQWKASLSSPESLKGLKEFKNVVDSYMHGDKTKDESDRYIVYGQGKSAMIFAAAWEGATAEDPKNDKTGKLKGNLENFVMPGPSGKNMPVFLGGSDLAVPVKSDAQALAAEWINALTGSSGQKGLMAKGNLPNNKTDLATLKNDPKTAVPATAAESNWFVPMAPGWGQVEKAQILQTMLQSIGTGKKSVEAAAKDADAAIDKVINTK, encoded by the coding sequence GTGAAGCGCAAGCTGACAGCCGCGATCGGTATCGCGGGCATGATGGTCTCCATCGCGGCGTGCGGCGGCGAGGGCGGCGGGGGTTCCGACAAGGGCGCGGACGCCAAGGAGCTGACCGTCTGGCTCACCGTCGACGCGCAGAACAACTGGCCGGAACTGGTGAAGGCCGCCGACGCCGCGGTGAAGAAGAAGCACCCCGGCGTCAAGATCAACCACGAGTACTACGGCTGGCCCGACAAGAACGCCAAGCTCGACGCCGTCCTCGCCACGGACAAGGTCCCCGACGTGGTCGAGATGGGCAACACCGAGATGCTCGGCTACATGGTCAAGGGCGCCTTCGCCCCGCTCGACCAGGCCAAGTTCGACAACTCCGACGCCTGGCTGGACGGCCTCAAGGCCTCCGTCACCTACCAGGACAAGACCTACGGCGTCCCGTACTACGCCGGCGGCCGCGTCGCCAACTGGCGCAAGGACGTGGCGGCTTCCGTCGGGGTGAAGTCGGCGCCCAGGACGTACAAGGAACTCACCGCCGCCCTGGACAAGATCCAGAAGAAGCAGGGCGACAAGTACAACGCCTGGTACCAGCCCACCCGCGACTGGTACGCGGCCATGTCCTTCGTCTACGACGCCGGCGGCGCCATCGCCACCGAGTCCGGCGGCCAGTGGAAGGCCTCCCTCTCCTCGCCCGAGTCCCTCAAGGGCCTGAAGGAGTTCAAGAACGTCGTCGACTCCTACATGCACGGCGACAAGACCAAGGACGAGTCCGACCGCTACATCGTCTACGGCCAGGGCAAGTCCGCCATGATCTTCGCGGCGGCCTGGGAGGGCGCGACCGCCGAGGACCCCAAGAACGACAAGACCGGCAAGCTCAAGGGCAACCTCGAGAACTTCGTGATGCCCGGCCCGTCCGGCAAGAACATGCCCGTCTTCCTGGGCGGCTCCGACCTCGCCGTGCCGGTGAAGTCCGACGCGCAGGCCCTGGCCGCCGAGTGGATCAACGCCCTCACCGGCTCCTCCGGGCAGAAGGGCCTGATGGCCAAGGGCAACCTGCCCAACAACAAGACCGACCTCGCGACGCTCAAGAACGACCCTAAGACGGCGGTCCCCGCCACCGCGGCCGAGTCCAACTGGTTCGTCCCGATGGCCCCCGGCTGGGGCCAGGTCGAGAAGGCGCAGATCCTGCAGACCATGCTGCAGAGCATCGGCACCGGCAAGAAGTCCGTCGAGGCCGCCGCCAAGGACGCGGACGCCGCGATCGACAAGGTCATCAACACCAAGTGA
- a CDS encoding carbohydrate ABC transporter permease: MSTLPGAGRRKSRLGWNLLGLLVFVVAGFPLYWMLNTAFKPAKDAIDPDPSLLPTGLTFDNFHRALDIADFWGPVGRSLVVSLAVVVIGMVVGLLAALAISRFAFRGRKIVIVGILAVQMVPLVAMIIPVFLLLNDLGQYDRLTGLIITYLTFILPFTVWTLRGFIVNIPKELEEAAMVDGCSRTGAFLRVVFPLLAPGMVATSVYGFIQAWNEYLYALMLLSQKNQTATVWLGNFTTKHGTEYAPMMAGATMMAVPIVALFLLVQRKMAAGLTAGAVKG, translated from the coding sequence ATGAGCACGCTCCCCGGAGCCGGCCGCCGGAAGTCACGGCTGGGCTGGAACCTCCTCGGCCTCCTGGTCTTCGTCGTCGCCGGCTTCCCGCTCTACTGGATGCTCAACACGGCGTTCAAGCCCGCCAAGGACGCCATCGACCCGGACCCCAGCCTGCTGCCGACCGGCCTCACCTTCGACAACTTCCACCGGGCGCTGGACATCGCCGACTTCTGGGGGCCGGTGGGCCGCAGCCTCGTGGTGTCGCTGGCCGTGGTCGTCATCGGCATGGTCGTCGGGCTGCTGGCCGCGCTCGCCATCTCCCGGTTCGCCTTCCGCGGCCGCAAGATCGTGATCGTGGGCATCCTGGCGGTCCAGATGGTGCCACTGGTCGCCATGATCATCCCGGTGTTCCTGCTGCTCAACGACCTGGGCCAGTACGACCGGCTGACCGGCCTCATCATCACCTACCTGACCTTCATCCTCCCCTTCACCGTGTGGACGCTGCGGGGCTTCATCGTCAACATCCCGAAGGAGCTGGAGGAGGCCGCGATGGTCGACGGCTGCTCCCGCACGGGCGCCTTCCTCCGGGTCGTCTTCCCCCTCCTGGCTCCCGGCATGGTCGCCACCTCGGTCTACGGCTTCATCCAGGCCTGGAACGAGTACCTCTACGCCCTGATGCTGCTCAGCCAGAAGAACCAGACCGCGACCGTCTGGCTCGGCAACTTCACCACCAAACACGGCACCGAATACGCCCCGATGATGGCCGGCGCCACGATGATGGCCGTGCCGATCGTCGCCCTCTTCCTCCTCGTCCAGCGCAAGATGGCCGCGGGCCTGACCGCGGGCGCAGTGAAGGGATGA
- a CDS encoding GntR family transcriptional regulator, with product MSTDVSSAENENGVPVRTARVPKYYRLKKHLLDMTETQAPGTPVPPERTLAAEFDTSRTTVRQALQELVVEGRLERIQGKGTFVAKPKVSQALQLTSYTEDMRAQGLEPTSQLLDIGYITADDRLAGLLDITPGGRVLRIERLRMANGEPMAIETTHLSAKRFPALRRSLVKYTSLYTALAEVYDVHLAEAEETIETSLATPREAGLLGTDVGLPMLMLSRHSLDRSGQPVEWVRSVYRGDRYKFVARLKRPAD from the coding sequence ATGAGCACCGACGTCAGCAGTGCGGAGAACGAGAACGGGGTGCCCGTCCGTACCGCGCGCGTGCCCAAGTACTACCGCCTGAAGAAGCACCTGCTGGACATGACGGAGACCCAGGCGCCCGGCACGCCGGTCCCGCCCGAGCGCACCCTGGCGGCGGAGTTCGACACCTCGCGCACCACCGTGCGCCAGGCGCTGCAGGAACTGGTCGTCGAGGGCCGGCTGGAGCGCATCCAGGGCAAGGGCACGTTCGTCGCCAAGCCCAAGGTCTCGCAGGCACTGCAACTGACCTCGTACACCGAGGACATGCGCGCCCAGGGTCTCGAGCCCACCTCTCAGCTGCTGGACATCGGCTACATCACCGCCGACGACCGCCTGGCGGGGCTGCTCGACATCACGCCCGGCGGGCGCGTGCTGCGCATCGAGCGGCTGCGCATGGCCAACGGCGAGCCGATGGCGATCGAGACCACGCACCTGAGCGCGAAGCGCTTCCCGGCGCTGCGGCGCTCGCTGGTGAAGTACACGTCCCTCTACACGGCGCTGGCCGAGGTCTACGACGTCCACCTCGCGGAGGCCGAGGAGACCATCGAGACGTCCCTGGCCACCCCGCGCGAGGCCGGCCTGCTCGGCACGGACGTCGGGCTGCCGATGCTGATGCTCTCCCGGCACTCCCTGGACCGCAGCGGCCAGCCGGTGGAGTGGGTGCGGTCGGTCTACCGGGGCGACCGGTACAAGTTCGTGGCGCGGCTGAAGCGGCCCGCCGACTAG
- a CDS encoding DUF3311 domain-containing protein, whose amino-acid sequence MSQAPEAGGGPVVTPMRVVIAVCLIAPFVALLWVGSYAKTDPAFIGIPFFYWYQMAWVLISSVLTMTAFKLWQRDQRARSAAKGGASQ is encoded by the coding sequence ATGTCGCAAGCCCCAGAAGCCGGTGGAGGGCCGGTGGTGACGCCCATGCGCGTCGTCATCGCCGTCTGCCTCATAGCACCGTTCGTGGCCCTGCTGTGGGTCGGCTCGTACGCCAAGACCGACCCGGCCTTCATCGGGATCCCGTTCTTCTACTGGTACCAGATGGCGTGGGTGCTCATCTCCAGCGTCCTGACGATGACCGCCTTCAAGCTGTGGCAGCGTGACCAGCGCGCCCGCTCGGCCGCGAAGGGCGGTGCGTCGCAGTGA
- a CDS encoding carbohydrate ABC transporter permease, whose translation MSAADTTTPAKVPPPRQAPPPPPKDRRPRGQRTSGGASAPWLLLAPCLLILALVMGYPLARLVTLSFQKFGQSQLWGFQPAETVGFDNFAKVLGDGEFWAVVLRTIVFAAGAVVFTMVIGMALALLLQRVSGWLKMLINIVLVASWGMPVIVATTVFKWLFDSDYGVFNALLSKLPGVEMIGHNWFASGPEGLAVIMLLVIWGAVPFVVITLSAGLTQVPKELEEAARLDGANSWGVFRFVTLPVLKPIIVMLTTLSVIWDMGVFPQVFVMRNGHPEPEFQVLNTYSYDRAFVVNDYAQGSAIALITVLLLLGVVAVYMRQMLKIGEVE comes from the coding sequence ATGAGTGCCGCAGACACCACCACCCCCGCCAAGGTGCCGCCACCGCGGCAGGCACCACCGCCGCCCCCGAAGGACCGGCGGCCCCGCGGGCAGCGCACGTCGGGCGGTGCCTCCGCCCCCTGGCTGCTGCTCGCGCCCTGCCTGCTGATCCTCGCCCTGGTCATGGGCTATCCGCTGGCCCGCCTGGTCACCCTGTCCTTCCAGAAGTTCGGCCAGTCCCAGCTGTGGGGCTTCCAGCCGGCCGAGACGGTCGGGTTCGACAACTTCGCCAAGGTGCTGGGCGACGGCGAGTTCTGGGCCGTCGTCCTGCGCACGATCGTCTTCGCCGCCGGCGCCGTCGTCTTCACCATGGTGATCGGCATGGCCCTCGCCCTGCTGCTCCAGCGGGTCTCCGGCTGGCTGAAGATGCTCATCAACATCGTGCTGGTGGCCAGCTGGGGCATGCCGGTGATCGTCGCCACCACGGTCTTCAAGTGGCTCTTCGACTCCGACTACGGCGTCTTCAACGCGCTGCTCAGCAAGCTGCCCGGCGTCGAGATGATCGGCCACAACTGGTTCGCGAGCGGCCCCGAGGGCCTGGCCGTGATCATGCTGCTGGTGATCTGGGGAGCCGTGCCCTTCGTGGTCATCACCCTCAGCGCCGGTCTCACCCAGGTCCCGAAGGAACTGGAGGAAGCCGCCCGTCTGGACGGCGCCAACTCCTGGGGCGTCTTCCGCTTCGTCACCCTGCCCGTCCTCAAGCCGATCATCGTGATGCTCACGACCCTGTCGGTCATCTGGGACATGGGCGTCTTCCCCCAGGTGTTCGTCATGCGCAACGGCCACCCCGAGCCGGAGTTCCAGGTCCTCAACACCTACTCCTACGACCGGGCGTTCGTGGTCAACGACTACGCCCAGGGCTCGGCCATCGCGCTGATCACCGTCCTGCTGCTGCTCGGCGTGGTCGCCGTCTACATGCGGCAGATGCTGAAGATCGGAGAGGTCGAATGA
- a CDS encoding glycoside hydrolase family 3 protein, giving the protein MTTLADGTDTLTRDALTVLQPGFTGTTAPDWLLRRLGEGLASVGLFGRNIASPGQLAALTAQLRAERDDVLVAIDEEGGDVTRLEVRSGSSFPGNHALGAVDDVELTHQVAHELGRRLASCGVNLNWAPSADVNSDPRNPVIGVRSFGADTELAARHTAAYVTGLQSAGVAACTKHFPGHGDTAVDSHHALPRIDVSADVLAERELAPFRAAIAAGTRAVMSAHILVPALDPDRPATLSRRILTGLLRGELGYEGLIVTDGMEMRAIAGTYGIERGSVLAIAAGADAICVGGGLADDATVLRLRDALVGAVRAGELPEERLAEAAGRVRALARWAGAAGSPAESTHGTDIGLHAARRALTVTAAPGLGSPDTFEPLTEPPYVAAFTPIANIAVGDETPWGVAAELINLLPGTVTGSFSAGDGPEKKAGESAGRAALQAAGSRRIVAVVRDEHRHPWMASALDALLAARPDSIVVEMGVPQATPRGALHIATHGAARVCGRAAAEVITGGPGA; this is encoded by the coding sequence ATGACGACACTCGCCGACGGCACGGACACGCTCACCCGTGACGCCCTGACGGTCCTCCAGCCCGGCTTCACCGGCACCACCGCCCCCGACTGGCTGCTGCGCCGGCTCGGTGAGGGCCTCGCCTCCGTCGGACTGTTCGGCCGCAACATCGCCTCCCCCGGCCAACTGGCCGCGCTGACCGCCCAGCTGCGGGCCGAGCGCGACGACGTCCTGGTCGCGATCGACGAGGAGGGCGGCGACGTGACCCGCCTGGAGGTGCGCAGCGGCTCCTCCTTCCCGGGCAACCACGCGCTCGGCGCGGTCGACGACGTGGAGCTGACCCACCAGGTCGCCCACGAACTCGGCCGCCGCCTCGCCTCCTGCGGCGTCAACCTCAACTGGGCCCCGTCCGCCGACGTCAACTCCGACCCGCGCAACCCGGTCATCGGCGTCCGCTCCTTCGGCGCCGACACCGAACTGGCCGCCCGGCACACCGCCGCCTACGTCACCGGCCTGCAGTCCGCCGGTGTCGCCGCCTGCACCAAGCACTTCCCGGGCCACGGCGACACGGCCGTCGACTCCCACCACGCCCTGCCCCGCATCGACGTCTCCGCCGACGTACTGGCCGAACGCGAACTGGCCCCCTTCCGCGCCGCCATCGCCGCCGGCACCCGGGCCGTCATGAGCGCCCACATCCTGGTCCCCGCCCTGGACCCGGACCGCCCGGCCACCCTCTCCCGCCGCATCCTGACCGGCCTGCTGCGCGGAGAACTCGGCTACGAGGGCCTGATCGTCACCGACGGCATGGAGATGCGCGCCATCGCCGGCACCTACGGCATCGAACGCGGCAGCGTCCTCGCCATCGCCGCGGGCGCCGACGCGATCTGCGTGGGCGGCGGCCTCGCCGACGACGCGACCGTCCTGCGCCTGCGGGACGCCCTGGTCGGAGCCGTGCGGGCGGGCGAACTCCCCGAGGAACGCCTCGCGGAGGCCGCCGGCCGGGTCCGGGCACTGGCCCGCTGGGCAGGCGCCGCGGGCAGCCCTGCCGAGAGCACCCACGGCACCGACATCGGCCTGCACGCCGCCCGCCGCGCCCTCACCGTGACCGCCGCGCCGGGCCTGGGCAGCCCCGACACCTTCGAGCCCCTCACCGAACCCCCCTACGTCGCCGCCTTCACCCCCATCGCCAACATCGCCGTCGGCGACGAGACCCCGTGGGGCGTCGCCGCCGAGCTCATCAACCTCCTGCCGGGCACGGTGACGGGCAGCTTCTCCGCCGGGGACGGCCCGGAGAAGAAAGCCGGGGAGAGCGCGGGCCGGGCGGCCCTCCAGGCGGCCGGCTCCCGCCGCATCGTCGCCGTCGTCCGCGACGAACACCGCCACCCCTGGATGGCCTCGGCCCTAGACGCGCTGCTGGCGGCCCGCCCCGACTCGATCGTCGTCGAGATGGGCGTCCCCCAGGCGACCCCCCGCGGCGCCCTGCACATCGCCACCCACGGCGCGGCCCGCGTCTGCGGCCGCGCCGCGGCCGAGGTGATCACCGGGGGTCCGGGGGCGTGA
- the mctP gene encoding monocarboxylate uptake permease MctP, with translation MKDGVNGVALGVFIFFFLAVTVMGFLAARWRKAENENSLDEWGLGGRSFGTWITWFLLGGDLYTAYTFVAVPAAIYAAGAAGFFAVPYTILVYPLIFTFLPRLWSVSHKHGYVTTSDFVRGRFGSKGLSLAVAVTGILATMPYIALQLVGIQAVLDVMGVGGGENTNWFIKDLPLLIAFGVLAAYTYSSGLRAPALIAFVKDTLIYIVIAVAIIYIPIKLGGFDDIFAKASEAYGQTNPATGAPRGALTPAEPGQWTYATLALGSALALFMYPHSITATLSSKSREVIRRNTTILPLYSLMLGLLALLGFMAIAAGIKVQNGQLAIPQLFETMFPDWFAGVAFAAIGIGALVPAAIMSIAAANLFTRNIYKDFIKPDATPAQETKVSKLVSLLVKVGALAFVLTMDKTVAINFQLLGGIWILQTFPALVGGLFTRWFHRWALLAGWAVGMIYGTVAAYGVASPTQKHFGGSAKEIPGIGEIGYIGLTAFVLNAVVTVVLTFVLKALKAPDGIDETKPEDYTADAGDPGVQVELPPATAGSAH, from the coding sequence GTGAAGGACGGCGTGAACGGCGTCGCGCTCGGCGTCTTCATCTTCTTCTTCCTGGCCGTGACGGTCATGGGCTTCCTGGCCGCGCGCTGGCGCAAGGCCGAGAACGAGAACAGCCTGGACGAATGGGGCCTGGGCGGCCGCTCGTTCGGCACCTGGATCACCTGGTTCCTGCTCGGCGGCGACCTGTACACGGCGTACACCTTCGTCGCCGTGCCGGCGGCCATCTACGCGGCGGGCGCGGCCGGCTTCTTCGCGGTGCCGTACACGATCCTGGTCTACCCGCTGATCTTCACCTTCCTGCCCCGCCTGTGGTCGGTGTCCCACAAGCACGGCTACGTCACGACGTCCGACTTCGTGCGCGGCCGCTTCGGTTCGAAGGGCCTGTCGCTGGCGGTGGCCGTGACGGGCATCCTGGCGACGATGCCGTACATCGCGCTCCAGCTGGTCGGCATCCAGGCCGTGCTGGACGTGATGGGCGTCGGCGGCGGCGAGAACACCAACTGGTTCATCAAGGACCTGCCGTTGCTGATCGCGTTCGGCGTGCTGGCGGCGTACACCTACTCCTCGGGTCTGCGGGCCCCCGCGCTCATCGCGTTCGTGAAGGACACGCTGATCTACATCGTCATCGCGGTGGCGATCATCTACATCCCGATCAAGCTGGGCGGCTTCGACGACATCTTCGCCAAGGCCAGTGAGGCGTACGGCCAGACCAACCCGGCGACGGGCGCGCCGCGCGGTGCGCTGACACCGGCCGAGCCGGGACAGTGGACGTACGCCACGCTGGCGCTGGGCTCCGCCCTGGCCCTGTTCATGTACCCGCACTCGATCACGGCGACGCTGTCCTCCAAGAGCCGTGAGGTGATCCGCCGCAACACCACGATCCTGCCGCTGTACTCGCTGATGCTGGGTCTGCTGGCGCTGCTCGGGTTCATGGCGATCGCGGCCGGCATCAAGGTGCAGAACGGGCAGCTGGCGATTCCGCAGCTGTTCGAGACGATGTTCCCGGACTGGTTCGCGGGCGTGGCGTTCGCGGCGATCGGCATCGGCGCGCTGGTGCCCGCGGCCATCATGTCCATCGCGGCCGCGAATCTCTTCACCCGCAACATCTACAAGGACTTCATCAAGCCGGACGCCACTCCGGCGCAGGAGACCAAGGTCTCCAAGCTGGTCTCCCTGCTGGTGAAGGTGGGCGCGCTGGCCTTCGTCCTCACCATGGACAAGACGGTCGCCATCAACTTCCAGCTGCTGGGCGGCATCTGGATCCTGCAGACCTTCCCGGCCCTGGTCGGCGGCCTGTTCACCCGCTGGTTCCACCGCTGGGCGCTGCTCGCGGGCTGGGCGGTCGGCATGATCTACGGCACGGTCGCCGCGTACGGCGTGGCCTCCCCGACCCAGAAGCACTTCGGCGGCTCCGCGAAGGAGATCCCGGGCATCGGCGAGATCGGCTACATCGGCCTCACGGCGTTCGTCCTGAACGCGGTGGTGACGGTGGTCCTGACCTTCGTCCTCAAGGCCCTGAAGGCCCCCGACGGCATCGACGAGACCAAGCCGGAGGACTACACGGCGGACGCGGGCGACCCGGGGGTCCAGGTGGAACTCCCGCCGGCGACGGCTGGTTCCGCGCACTGA